A genomic segment from Clostridium pasteurianum BC1 encodes:
- a CDS encoding nitroreductase family protein — protein sequence MNLINVDKEKCIKCGICVKECPVQVLKIGENGPEDICPEKCIACGHCVAVCPREAMDNVKTPLVNQKSSKKFPKLSPEEAENFLRSRRSIRSYKETSVPREKLVELVNIAHFAPSGHNLQGVSYIIIDDRKILDKAVKITAEELKNDKVLSEKFDDFIKGYTKKGVDTILRGAPSLVLAIADADFPRGRENSIFSLEYMELYAPTLGLGSCWAGVFERIALKDNSPMLELFNIPKGKKITGAVMVGYPKYNYPRLVERSPLKVDFLP from the coding sequence ATGAATTTAATAAATGTAGATAAAGAGAAATGTATCAAATGCGGAATTTGTGTAAAGGAGTGCCCCGTGCAAGTATTGAAAATTGGGGAAAATGGCCCAGAAGATATTTGCCCCGAAAAATGTATTGCCTGTGGGCATTGTGTAGCTGTCTGTCCAAGAGAAGCTATGGATAATGTAAAAACACCCTTAGTCAATCAAAAAAGTTCAAAAAAGTTTCCAAAATTAAGTCCTGAAGAAGCAGAAAATTTTCTTCGTTCAAGACGTTCAATACGATCTTATAAAGAAACTTCAGTTCCAAGAGAAAAGTTAGTAGAGCTTGTTAATATTGCCCATTTTGCTCCTAGTGGACATAATCTACAAGGCGTATCCTATATTATCATAGATGATAGAAAAATACTTGATAAAGCTGTTAAAATTACTGCCGAGGAATTAAAAAATGATAAAGTTTTGAGTGAAAAATTTGATGATTTTATTAAAGGGTATACTAAAAAGGGAGTAGATACTATTTTAAGAGGAGCACCTAGTCTTGTGCTGGCAATTGCGGATGCAGATTTCCCAAGAGGGAGAGAAAACTCCATTTTTTCACTGGAATATATGGAGCTGTATGCACCAACTCTTGGATTAGGTTCATGCTGGGCAGGTGTATTTGAAAGGATTGCTCTTAAAGACAATTCTCCAATGCTTGAGTTATTTAATATACCTAAAGGTAAAAAAATAACTGGAGCTGTTATGGTAGGCTACCCAAAATATAATTATCCTAGATTAGTAGAGAGAAGTCCATTAAAAGTTGATTTTTTACCCTAA
- a CDS encoding ABC transporter ATP-binding protein, with product MAFLNSWKNAIKNLDLKIYKGDFTVIMGSSGSGKSTLIYLLSGMDKGSSGEVILLDTELSKANKKEMEKLRREKISFVFQGINLIPDLNAYENIAAPTYKMKRDKKELTQVINELLSRFSMSEHRSKFPSQLSGGQKQRITICRALINKPDVIFADEPTGALNSTQGQEVLNILTELNIEGQSIVMVTHDLKAAVRANRLLYIKDGRIDGEMKLPEYDKDSHQEREREIVDFLREKGW from the coding sequence TTGGCTTTCCTAAATTCATGGAAGAATGCAATAAAAAATCTTGACTTAAAAATATATAAAGGGGATTTTACTGTAATAATGGGCAGTTCGGGTTCAGGTAAATCCACTCTTATTTATCTTTTAAGTGGAATGGATAAGGGTAGTTCAGGGGAAGTAATACTTTTAGATACTGAGCTTTCAAAAGCAAATAAAAAGGAAATGGAAAAGCTGAGAAGAGAAAAGATTTCCTTTGTGTTTCAGGGAATAAATCTTATACCAGATTTAAATGCCTACGAAAATATAGCAGCACCAACCTATAAAATGAAAAGAGATAAAAAAGAATTAACTCAGGTTATTAATGAACTTTTAAGTAGATTTTCTATGAGTGAGCACAGGTCAAAATTTCCATCACAGCTTTCTGGTGGTCAAAAACAGAGAATTACTATTTGCAGAGCCCTTATTAATAAACCAGATGTAATATTTGCGGATGAACCTACAGGAGCTTTGAACTCCACCCAAGGTCAGGAGGTTCTCAATATTTTAACAGAATTAAATATTGAAGGACAGTCTATTGTAATGGTTACTCACGATTTAAAGGCAGCAGTTAGAGCAAATAGACTTCTTTATATAAAAGATGGCAGAATAGATGGTGAGATGAAATTGCCGGAATATGATAAAGACAGTCATCAGGAAAGAGAAAGAGAAATCGTTGATTTCTTAAGAGAAAAAGGTTGGTAA
- a CDS encoding carbohydrate ABC transporter permease, with protein MENVKKKSALKFIGIFFSCLLALLFLSPFYIIIVNSFKTKRELFQSVLSLPSTFTISNYKQAFSQLDFLNSIFHSLLITIVSVLLIIVFASMAAWMLERTKSKLSNVIFMMFIASMIIPFQAVMLPLIRLSGKLHLLNMGGIMFMYLGFGASLSIFLYHGFLKSIPKELDEAATIDGCNKFQVFWYIIFPLLKPISITVAILNTVWIWNDYLLPSLVINKPDTLTIPLKTFFFFGQYTKQWNLALAALVLVIIPVIIFYFVAQKHIIKSVASGSIK; from the coding sequence ATGGAAAATGTTAAAAAAAAGAGTGCTCTAAAATTTATCGGAATATTCTTCAGTTGTTTACTGGCTTTATTATTTCTATCTCCTTTTTATATAATAATAGTAAACTCCTTTAAAACAAAAAGAGAATTATTTCAAAGTGTATTATCACTTCCAAGTACATTTACCATAAGTAACTATAAACAAGCTTTCAGTCAATTAGATTTTCTTAACTCTATATTTCATTCATTATTGATAACAATTGTAAGTGTTTTACTAATTATAGTATTTGCATCTATGGCAGCCTGGATGCTGGAGAGAACTAAGAGTAAACTAAGTAATGTCATATTTATGATGTTTATAGCATCTATGATTATACCTTTCCAGGCAGTAATGCTTCCATTAATAAGATTATCTGGTAAATTACACTTATTGAATATGGGCGGTATAATGTTTATGTATCTTGGCTTTGGTGCATCTTTATCTATATTCTTATATCATGGGTTCTTAAAGAGCATTCCAAAAGAGCTGGATGAAGCTGCTACTATAGATGGTTGTAACAAATTTCAAGTTTTCTGGTATATTATATTTCCACTATTGAAACCAATCTCCATTACAGTTGCAATACTCAATACTGTATGGATATGGAATGACTATCTGCTTCCTTCTCTTGTTATAAACAAACCCGACACCCTTACAATACCACTTAAGACTTTCTTCTTCTTTGGTCAATACACAAAGCAGTGGAATCTAGCTCTAGCAGCTTTAGTTTTAGTAATAATACCAGTAATAATTTTCTACTTCGTTGCACAAAAGCATATAATCAAATCCGTAGCTTCAGGAAGTATAAAATAA
- a CDS encoding flavodoxin family protein has product MKVVAFNGSPAKAGNTYHGIKIVIDELEKEGIETEIVHVGNKPIRGCINCKNCTKNKNGKCVITTDPVNEWIEKMKEADGIILGSPVHYSSIAGAMKSFLDRAFRVAEANDSMLRHKVGAAVVAVRRAGGIPTFDQLNNYINHSEMLIPTSNYWNVINGTAPGEAMQDEEGVQIMRILGKNMAWLMKLIENGEGIVKKPEIETKIFTNFIR; this is encoded by the coding sequence ATGAAAGTTGTAGCTTTTAACGGAAGTCCTGCTAAAGCAGGAAATACTTATCATGGAATAAAAATAGTTATTGATGAACTTGAAAAAGAAGGTATAGAAACAGAAATAGTTCATGTAGGGAATAAACCTATTAGAGGATGTATCAATTGTAAAAATTGTACAAAAAATAAAAATGGAAAGTGTGTTATTACTACTGATCCAGTTAATGAATGGATTGAAAAGATGAAAGAAGCTGATGGAATAATTTTAGGGTCCCCTGTTCACTATTCATCCATTGCTGGAGCAATGAAATCATTTTTAGATAGAGCTTTTCGTGTGGCAGAAGCCAATGATAGCATGTTAAGACATAAGGTTGGTGCAGCAGTTGTAGCAGTAAGACGTGCAGGTGGAATTCCAACCTTCGATCAGTTAAATAACTATATTAATCATTCTGAAATGCTTATACCAACTTCAAATTATTGGAATGTTATTAATGGTACAGCACCAGGGGAGGCAATGCAGGATGAAGAAGGAGTTCAAATAATGAGGATACTTGGTAAAAATATGGCATGGCTTATGAAGCTTATTGAAAATGGTGAAGGAATTGTAAAGAAGCCTGAAATAGAAACAAAAATATTTACTAATTTTATTCGTTAA
- a CDS encoding HAMP domain-containing sensor histidine kinase codes for MFIIFKIYVVKYVLKPILKITNSSKDIIKGKFDNYITFNSDTEIGELSYAFELMRDEIKSHREREERLKKSQKEIIAAISHDLKTPLSAIRIYVEAIRDGMAEKEEDRYEYTATILRKVDTLNKLIDDLLEHSKENLEVLSINKKEVSIKPFLEKLISEINMELLRVSAKFYWDKHIPEGIVSIDELRINQVIFNLISNSIKYSKEVLEVKFKAEIKNRYLFIYIEDNGIGVMQEDILYIFNKFYRGYKSRNYRIPGSGLGLSTCKYIVEKHLGEIYCKTIKDGGSIFYFSIPLS; via the coding sequence ATGTTTATCATATTTAAAATATATGTTGTTAAATATGTTCTAAAGCCCATCTTAAAAATAACTAATAGTTCAAAGGATATAATAAAAGGAAAATTTGATAATTACATAACCTTTAATAGTGATACGGAAATAGGAGAACTTTCCTATGCCTTTGAACTTATGAGAGATGAAATTAAAAGTCATAGGGAAAGAGAGGAAAGACTTAAAAAATCTCAAAAGGAAATTATAGCAGCTATATCTCATGATCTAAAAACTCCTTTGTCGGCTATTAGAATATATGTGGAGGCTATAAGAGATGGTATGGCTGAAAAGGAAGAGGATAGATATGAGTATACAGCCACTATTTTAAGAAAGGTAGATACCTTAAATAAACTTATTGATGATTTACTTGAACATTCAAAGGAAAATCTAGAGGTATTGTCTATAAATAAAAAAGAAGTATCCATTAAACCTTTTTTAGAAAAGTTAATAAGTGAAATAAATATGGAACTGTTAAGGGTAAGTGCTAAATTCTACTGGGACAAGCATATTCCAGAGGGTATAGTCAGCATAGATGAATTAAGAATAAATCAGGTGATTTTTAATCTAATAAGCAATTCGATAAAATATTCAAAGGAAGTCTTAGAAGTAAAATTCAAAGCAGAAATAAAAAATAGATATCTATTTATATATATAGAAGACAATGGTATTGGAGTAATGCAAGAGGATATTTTGTATATTTTCAATAAATTTTACAGAGGATACAAATCAAGGAATTATAGAATACCAGGTTCTGGTCTTGGTCTTTCTACTTGTAAGTACATAGTAGAAAAACATCTTGGAGAAATATACTGTAAAACTATAAAAGATGGTGGAAGTATATTTTATTTTTCAATTCCATTAAGTTAA
- a CDS encoding ABC transporter substrate-binding protein, translating to MNKVKKLLALTCALTLTAGLFAACGSDNSSSSSGGKNVTVDIFQFKVEAKDALDKAAKTYTDKHKNVTINIQTVGGGQDYSAALKSKFASGQEPAIYNIGGPQELSDWKGKLEDLSSQPWVSQAYDGALDSAKVDGKVYGMPFDLEGYGFIYNKNIFKKAGIDPDTIKTFADLQKAVDTLNSKKSSLGIQSVFALPGKETWVTGMHTSNVALGNEFKDAVAAFNAKTVDFKYGDGFKKLLDIQIQNGYKPDGTNKSINSVDYSTEVEQLFSLGKVAIIQQGNWISGTVEGIDPDLAKNIGILPMTIDGTKDGTIPVGVPEYWAVNSNKDADTKKAAEDFLNWLYTSDEGKKMIIQDFKFIPPFKGYDASDLQPTDPLAKDILKYSKAGNTTPWVFSGYPTGWYDKLLAADIQKYIAGDLTWDKVISNAKNSWADARK from the coding sequence ATGAATAAAGTAAAAAAATTATTAGCTCTTACTTGTGCATTAACTCTAACAGCTGGATTATTTGCAGCCTGTGGAAGTGATAACAGTAGTAGTTCTTCTGGCGGCAAAAATGTAACCGTTGATATTTTTCAATTTAAGGTTGAGGCTAAAGATGCTCTTGACAAAGCTGCAAAAACTTATACCGATAAACATAAGAATGTTACTATTAACATTCAAACTGTCGGCGGCGGTCAAGATTATTCTGCTGCATTAAAATCAAAATTTGCCTCAGGTCAAGAGCCAGCAATTTACAATATTGGTGGGCCACAAGAGCTATCTGATTGGAAGGGTAAGCTTGAAGATCTGTCAAGTCAGCCTTGGGTTTCACAAGCCTATGACGGAGCTCTAGATTCAGCAAAAGTTGATGGTAAAGTCTATGGTATGCCCTTTGACTTAGAAGGTTATGGTTTTATCTATAACAAGAACATATTTAAAAAAGCAGGTATTGACCCTGATACAATAAAAACTTTTGCCGATTTACAAAAAGCCGTAGATACCCTTAATTCAAAGAAAAGTTCCCTTGGAATTCAATCTGTATTTGCATTACCAGGTAAGGAAACTTGGGTAACTGGTATGCATACTTCCAATGTGGCTCTTGGAAACGAATTTAAAGATGCTGTTGCAGCTTTCAATGCTAAAACTGTTGATTTTAAATACGGGGATGGTTTTAAAAAGCTTTTAGACATACAAATACAAAATGGATATAAACCTGATGGAACAAATAAATCCATAAATAGTGTAGATTACTCAACAGAAGTTGAACAGCTATTCTCCCTAGGTAAAGTTGCAATAATTCAACAAGGTAACTGGATAAGCGGAACGGTTGAAGGTATAGATCCAGATTTAGCAAAGAACATAGGTATACTACCAATGACAATAGATGGTACTAAAGATGGCACAATCCCTGTAGGCGTACCTGAGTATTGGGCTGTTAACAGTAATAAAGATGCTGATACTAAAAAAGCTGCTGAGGATTTCTTAAACTGGTTATATACTTCTGATGAAGGTAAAAAAATGATTATACAAGACTTCAAATTTATTCCTCCATTCAAAGGTTATGATGCAAGTGATTTACAACCTACAGATCCATTAGCAAAAGATATATTGAAATATTCAAAAGCTGGAAATACCACTCCATGGGTATTCTCTGGTTATCCAACTGGTTGGTATGATAAACTTCTAGCTGCAGATATACAAAAATATATTGCCGGTGATTTAACCTGGGATAAAGTAATATCAAATGCAAAAAACAGCTGGGCTGATGCACGAAAATAA
- a CDS encoding MBL fold metallo-hydrolase produces MQNYTTNKIRQGFYSIEQGFVRSFLIEGDKDALLIDTGVGDGNLKEYVEEITKLPVTVIFTHADGDHVGAAWQFERRFMHPCEFNYYNSKNEKTVPMEPIWEGDVIDLGSYCFEVILIPGHTPGSIALLEKDKRFLIGGDSIQIGGIFMFGNGRDFDAYRASMRKLQGRLKEFDTVYASHNVLSMEANTVNLLYTAADKVMENKVYGKPEERFDGKVKCYETDGVSFYAI; encoded by the coding sequence ATGCAAAATTACACAACGAATAAAATTAGGCAAGGCTTTTATAGTATAGAACAGGGATTTGTTCGCAGCTTTTTGATTGAGGGAGATAAAGACGCTCTACTTATTGATACGGGAGTGGGCGATGGTAATCTAAAAGAATATGTAGAAGAAATTACGAAGCTTCCGGTAACTGTAATTTTTACACATGCAGATGGTGACCATGTAGGAGCTGCATGGCAGTTTGAGAGACGTTTTATGCATCCATGCGAATTTAATTATTACAATAGCAAGAATGAAAAGACAGTACCAATGGAGCCAATTTGGGAAGGTGATGTTATCGATCTTGGCAGCTATTGCTTTGAGGTTATACTCATACCAGGTCATACTCCTGGCAGTATTGCACTACTCGAAAAGGACAAGCGTTTCCTGATTGGCGGAGATAGTATACAGATTGGAGGCATATTTATGTTTGGAAACGGCCGTGATTTCGATGCCTATCGTGCAAGTATGAGGAAGCTGCAAGGCAGATTGAAGGAGTTCGATACTGTATATGCGTCGCATAATGTACTTTCCATGGAAGCAAATACAGTTAATTTGCTTTATACGGCAGCAGACAAAGTAATGGAAAACAAAGTTTATGGGAAGCCTGAAGAACGTTTCGATGGTAAAGTCAAGTGTTATGAGACAGACGGTGTGTCTTTTTATGCAATATAG
- a CDS encoding glycoside hydrolase family 65 protein codes for MERFFKVDPWNIIEEGFNRESNEIAESIFSIGNGYMGQRGNFEESYSGKSLQGSYMAGIYYPDKTRVGWWKNGYPEYFAKVLNSTNWIGMEIKIDGDILDISKCEVRDFKRILNMKEGYLYRSFTARPQNGKEVKVESKRFVSIVNKEIGAISYTITPVNFSGAISISPYLDGDIENKDSNYDEKFWDEVSKKAVSGEASLTIKTKKLDFYLCSSVKYDIFKDNVKLRYEAEKVEKEKFVGNIVTLKAGENEEITIVKYVSNVTSRDFKVEELNAVGKELLERAYAKGFDKLINEQAAAWEEKWKQSDIIIEGDTAAQQAIRFNIFQLNQTYTGEDDRLNIGPKGFTGEKYGGSTYWDTEAYCIPFYLATADEKIAKNLLIYRYKQLDKAKENARNLGYKKGALYPMVTMNGEECHNEWEITFEEIHRNGAIAYAIYNYVNYTGDKAYLSEYGLDVLVEISRFWEERVNFSEAKNKYVMLGVTGPNEYENNVNNNWYTNRIACWTMEYTIEVIDYLKNNEPDKYRKLATKLGIQQEEIEKWQDIIKNMYYPVEEKLGIFLQQEGYMDKEQILVKDLDKENLPLNQKWSWDRILRSCFIKQADALQGLYFLQHKYDLATIERNFDFYEPRTVHESSLSPCIHAILASKLGKKDKAYELYLRTSRLDLDNYNNDTEDGCHITSMAGTWLSIVEGFGGVKVINGKLTVSPFIPQQWKAFSFKITFRDSLLNINITNENIIITNEGKEIDLLVKDKDYTVKEGDKISV; via the coding sequence TTGGAAAGGTTTTTTAAAGTAGATCCATGGAATATTATAGAAGAAGGTTTTAATAGAGAATCAAATGAAATAGCTGAAAGTATATTCAGTATAGGTAATGGATATATGGGGCAAAGGGGAAATTTTGAAGAGAGCTACAGCGGGAAATCTCTTCAGGGAAGTTATATGGCAGGAATATATTATCCAGATAAAACGAGAGTTGGATGGTGGAAAAATGGATATCCAGAATATTTTGCAAAGGTTTTAAATTCCACTAACTGGATTGGTATGGAAATCAAAATTGATGGTGATATACTGGATATTTCAAAATGTGAAGTAAGAGATTTCAAAAGAATTTTAAATATGAAAGAAGGATATCTTTATAGAAGTTTCACTGCTAGACCTCAAAATGGTAAAGAAGTAAAGGTTGAGAGCAAAAGATTCGTAAGTATTGTGAATAAGGAAATTGGTGCTATAAGCTATACTATTACTCCCGTTAATTTCAGTGGAGCAATAAGTATTTCTCCTTATTTAGATGGAGATATTGAGAATAAAGATTCAAATTATGATGAGAAATTTTGGGATGAAGTATCAAAGAAAGCTGTATCAGGAGAGGCATCACTTACTATAAAGACAAAAAAACTTGATTTTTATCTTTGCTCCTCCGTGAAATATGATATTTTCAAAGATAATGTTAAATTGAGATATGAAGCAGAGAAAGTTGAAAAAGAAAAATTTGTGGGAAATATAGTTACATTAAAGGCAGGAGAAAATGAGGAAATAACTATTGTAAAATATGTATCCAATGTGACCTCAAGAGACTTTAAAGTAGAGGAGCTAAATGCTGTTGGAAAAGAGCTTTTGGAAAGAGCTTATGCTAAAGGCTTTGATAAATTAATTAATGAGCAAGCTGCTGCCTGGGAAGAAAAATGGAAACAAAGTGATATTATCATAGAAGGGGATACAGCTGCACAGCAGGCAATCAGATTTAACATTTTTCAATTAAATCAGACCTATACTGGAGAAGATGACAGATTAAATATTGGACCAAAGGGATTTACTGGAGAAAAATATGGGGGAAGTACTTATTGGGATACAGAAGCCTATTGTATACCATTTTATCTGGCTACAGCGGATGAAAAAATTGCTAAAAATCTGTTGATCTATCGATATAAACAATTGGATAAGGCTAAAGAAAATGCAAGAAATCTTGGATATAAAAAAGGAGCACTATATCCTATGGTAACAATGAATGGTGAAGAATGCCATAATGAATGGGAAATAACCTTTGAGGAAATACACAGAAATGGGGCAATTGCCTATGCCATATATAATTATGTAAATTATACTGGAGATAAAGCTTATTTAAGTGAGTATGGTTTAGATGTATTAGTAGAAATATCAAGATTCTGGGAAGAAAGAGTTAATTTTTCAGAAGCTAAAAATAAATATGTAATGTTAGGGGTTACCGGTCCTAATGAATATGAAAACAATGTAAATAACAATTGGTACACAAATAGAATTGCATGTTGGACAATGGAATATACAATTGAGGTAATTGATTATTTAAAAAATAATGAGCCAGATAAATATAGAAAATTAGCAACAAAACTTGGAATACAACAAGAGGAAATTGAAAAATGGCAGGATATAATTAAGAATATGTATTATCCGGTTGAAGAAAAGCTTGGAATATTCCTGCAGCAAGAGGGATACATGGACAAAGAACAAATATTGGTAAAGGATTTAGATAAGGAAAATTTGCCTTTAAATCAAAAGTGGTCCTGGGATAGAATTCTCAGATCCTGCTTTATAAAACAGGCAGATGCACTTCAAGGCTTGTATTTCTTACAACATAAATACGATTTAGCCACTATAGAGAGAAATTTTGACTTTTATGAACCAAGAACTGTACATGAATCTTCATTATCTCCATGTATTCATGCTATTCTTGCGTCAAAGCTTGGTAAAAAGGATAAGGCTTATGAGCTGTACCTCAGAACTTCAAGATTAGATCTTGATAATTATAATAATGATACTGAGGATGGATGTCATATAACAAGTATGGCTGGAACATGGCTGTCAATAGTTGAAGGCTTTGGAGGTGTGAAAGTAATCAATGGAAAACTTACTGTAAGTCCATTTATACCTCAGCAGTGGAAAGCATTTTCTTTTAAAATTACCTTTAGAGATTCCTTATTAAATATAAATATTACCAATGAAAATATAATTATAACTAATGAAGGTAAAGAAATAGATTTATTAGTAAAAGATAAGGATTATACTGTAAAGGAAGGAGATAAGATTTCTGTATAA
- the pgmB gene encoding beta-phosphoglucomutase encodes MSKIKACIFDLDGVIVDTAKYHYLAWRRLADKLGFEFTEEQNERLKGVSRMKSLEILLEIGNKNFTEEEKLKLAEKKNNWYIEYISKMKEDEILPGAKEFLEIVRASGIKTALGSVSKNSMTILNNLKLIKYFDAVIDGNKVSKAKPDPEVFLLGAREVNIEPKNCVVFEDARAGIEAAINAGMYSIGIGDAKILNKANFVIKSLKQMTIEKLNLL; translated from the coding sequence ATGAGTAAAATAAAAGCTTGCATATTTGATTTGGATGGGGTTATTGTTGATACAGCTAAATACCATTATTTGGCCTGGAGGCGACTAGCAGATAAATTGGGTTTTGAATTTACAGAAGAACAAAACGAAAGATTAAAAGGTGTAAGCAGAATGAAATCCTTAGAAATACTCTTGGAAATTGGAAATAAGAATTTTACCGAAGAGGAAAAATTAAAATTGGCAGAAAAGAAAAATAACTGGTATATAGAGTATATTTCAAAGATGAAAGAGGATGAAATACTTCCAGGTGCCAAAGAATTTTTAGAAATTGTAAGAGCCAGTGGAATTAAAACAGCGTTAGGTTCAGTAAGTAAAAATTCCATGACTATATTAAACAATCTTAAATTAATAAAGTATTTTGATGCAGTAATTGATGGAAATAAGGTTAGCAAGGCTAAACCAGATCCAGAGGTTTTTTTATTGGGAGCTAGAGAAGTGAATATAGAACCTAAAAATTGTGTGGTCTTTGAAGATGCACGGGCAGGAATAGAGGCTGCTATTAATGCTGGTATGTATTCTATTGGCATTGGAGATGCTAAAATATTGAATAAGGCAAATTTTGTCATTAAGTCACTAAAACAAATGACTATTGAAAAATTAAATTTACTGTAA
- a CDS encoding molecular chaperone DnaJ, translating into MKYDGIKLHPKVKELLSRYDILKDELGRLIEEREYITVTEIPRLQSEYKFKVGIVEYDCFALKIQMRAMRHEIKMRQAALMSGEIITDEEIKSRIEVELKNWKKQIDQMNEEINEAKLYLNSPTLVEEEAREFKLLYRNIVKKLHPDINLDLSEDNKTLWSEVNKAYKDGNIEELRSLNERAENIEEDLHLEDENVLDNISNRIVEKRNAIEKVIEDINKLNSEFPVNMKEKLDDKEWIRIKNEDTTKQIEDLEKKKVFLKAMLAEFI; encoded by the coding sequence ATGAAATATGATGGAATAAAGCTTCATCCTAAAGTTAAAGAATTGTTAAGCAGGTATGATATTTTAAAAGACGAGTTAGGCAGATTGATAGAAGAAAGAGAATATATAACTGTTACTGAAATTCCAAGACTTCAATCTGAATATAAATTTAAAGTAGGGATTGTTGAATATGATTGCTTTGCTTTAAAAATTCAAATGAGAGCTATGAGACATGAGATAAAAATGCGACAAGCAGCTCTTATGAGTGGAGAAATTATTACTGATGAAGAAATTAAGAGTAGAATTGAAGTAGAATTGAAAAATTGGAAAAAGCAAATTGATCAAATGAACGAAGAAATTAATGAAGCTAAATTATATTTAAATAGCCCCACTTTAGTAGAAGAGGAAGCTAGAGAGTTTAAATTATTATACAGAAATATTGTAAAGAAGCTTCATCCAGATATAAATTTGGATTTATCCGAGGATAATAAAACTCTATGGTCAGAGGTTAATAAAGCATATAAAGATGGGAATATAGAAGAATTAAGAAGTTTAAATGAAAGGGCAGAGAATATTGAAGAAGATCTGCACTTAGAAGATGAAAATGTACTGGATAACATTAGCAATAGGATAGTAGAAAAAAGAAATGCTATAGAAAAAGTTATAGAAGACATCAATAAATTAAATTCTGAGTTTCCTGTTAATATGAAAGAAAAGCTAGATGATAAAGAGTGGATTAGAATAAAAAATGAAGATACAACTAAGCAAATAGAAGACTTAGAAAAGAAAAAAGTATTCTTAAAAGCTATGTTAGCTGAATTTATTTAA
- a CDS encoding carbohydrate ABC transporter permease, which produces MKKRNLSFWYFVGPILFAYIVIQLIPLLVGIYYSFTNWNGINSSVKLIGLKNYISVFKDPSFGHAFLFTAKFTILALIILNVIAFGLALLVTRESKISNMLRTIFFMPNLIGGLILGFIWQFIFTQVFASIGKLLGIQWLQGWLSDGKTGLYGLVILTAWQMSGYLMIIYVASLQNIPPELVEAAQIDGANAWQRIKNIIIPLVRPAFTVSIFLTLSNSFKLYDQNLSLTAGGPANSTEMLAMNIYNTAFSLNQMGLAQAKAVIFLLIVGAISLIQVYFSKKGEVEA; this is translated from the coding sequence ATGAAAAAAAGAAATTTGTCATTCTGGTATTTCGTTGGACCTATTCTCTTTGCTTATATTGTAATCCAACTCATACCGTTATTGGTAGGAATATACTATTCCTTTACAAATTGGAACGGTATTAATTCCAGTGTTAAACTTATAGGTTTGAAAAATTATATATCTGTATTTAAAGATCCAAGTTTCGGCCATGCCTTCCTATTTACAGCAAAATTCACAATATTAGCACTTATCATCTTAAATGTAATAGCTTTTGGACTGGCTCTTTTAGTAACAAGAGAATCAAAAATTTCTAATATGCTGAGAACTATATTTTTTATGCCAAACCTAATTGGTGGTCTTATACTTGGTTTTATATGGCAGTTTATATTTACTCAGGTTTTTGCCAGTATAGGTAAGCTTTTAGGAATACAATGGCTTCAAGGTTGGCTGTCTGACGGCAAAACTGGTTTATACGGATTGGTTATATTAACTGCATGGCAGATGTCAGGTTATCTCATGATTATTTATGTTGCATCACTGCAAAATATTCCACCAGAACTAGTAGAAGCAGCTCAAATTGACGGTGCAAATGCATGGCAGAGAATTAAGAATATAATAATTCCTCTAGTAAGACCAGCCTTTACTGTTAGTATATTTTTAACCTTGTCAAATTCTTTCAAGCTTTATGATCAAAATTTATCACTAACAGCAGGTGGTCCTGCCAATTCAACTGAAATGCTTGCAATGAACATATATAACACTGCATTTTCCTTGAATCAAATGGGCTTAGCACAAGCTAAAGCAGTTATTTTTCTTTTGATAGTTGGAGCAATATCATTAATCCAGGTATATTTCTCCAAGAAAGGTGAGGTGGAAGCATAA